The sequence below is a genomic window from Dictyostelium discoideum AX4 chromosome 5 chromosome, whole genome shotgun sequence.
agaatttttttttttttttttttttagaatctttttttttttttttttttttccaaattagACACGTATAAAGAAatccaacttttttttttttagaaaaatataatataatcaTAGAGGAAATGGTACCAACAACAGAATCACATGAAAATAATATGCCAGATAATGCAGCAAttacacaacaacaacaagatgcAACCACATCAAGTTCATCATCAGTAGCAACTCAACCACCACAATCACAAAttccaccacaaccacaataccaataccaaatggcaccaccaccacaaactCATCATGTACATCCACACCATGTACATccacatcatcaacaacatccaGGATATGTACCAtcacaccaccaccatcatcaacaacatcaccatcaccatccaCATCATGTTGGTGTACCAAATTTACATCATTcaattcatcaacaacaacatccaGGATATGTACCATcacaccatcaccaccaacaacaacaccaccaccatcaacaccaacaccaacatcatcaacaccaacatcaccaacaccaacatcatcaacatcatcaacatcatcaacatcatcatacATCACCAATGGGAGCAGGAGCAGGAGCAGCAGGAATGCCAATTTTATCAATGTCACCAATTGGAGCCTATCAACCACCACACCAATTAACCTCATTATATGTTGGTGATTTAGCAGCCGATGTCAATGAAATCATATTgaatgaattattttcaaaggTTGGTCGTAATGCAATCGCATCAATTCATGTTTGTCGTGACTCAAATACATTAAGAAGTTTAGGATATGCTTACgtaaacttttttaataaccaTGATGCAGAGAGAGCATTGGATACATTAAACTACACTTTGGTTCATGGTAAACCTTGTCGTATCATGTGGAGTTATCGTGATCCAACCAAAAGAAAGACAAATGTTGGTAATATTTTcgttaaaaatttagaaaaaggTGTTGATAATGCTATGCTCTACGATACATTCTCTTCATTTGGTAATATCCTCTCTTGCAAAGTCGAATTTGAAAAAGGTATTTCAAAAGGTTATGGTTACGTTCATTTCGAAACAAATGATTCTGCTGAAAAAGcaattgaaaaagttaaTGGTACTTTAATACTTGGTAAACCaatgtaattattaattttattaattttttaaaaaaaaaaaaaatacacacCCCATATTTTTCACACATGCCAACTTTCGATgctttaaaaattcaaaagacATGGGAggggtgaaaaaaaaaaaataataattctttactaataattttattttattttttatttttttttttaaaaaaaaaaaagtaatgtTGAAAGATTTGTATCAAAAGTTGAAAGATATAAAGttgaaaataaagttttCTTTAGAAATGCTGAtgaatcaattacaattgaaattttacaaCAAGAATTAAGTAATAGATTTGGTGAAATTGAATCATGTATATTAAAGAATGACGCCAATGGTAAATCAAAGGGATTAGGACTTGTAGAATTTAAGAATCAAGAGGATGCACAAAAGATATTAACAGAATCTGGTGCATTGATTATAAGTACAATTGATGGTACAACAACAGTTTCAAGTAATGGTGGTACAATTGAAATCAATGGTAAACCAATTACAATCGATCGTATTAAGAGTAAAGTCGAACGTTTCACTGAATATCGTAAAAAGACCACTGATCTTAGtttgtttataaataatatcgATGAATCAATCGATagagatttaattaaagaggAATTCGCTAAACATGGTACAATCATTGGTATTAAGATTGTTCAAGATGAAAATGCTAGAAATAAAGGTTTCGGTTTCATCTCATTTTCAGAGATTCAAGAAGCTCAAAAAGCACTCGATTCATTAAATGGTTTCACTTTTGGttcaaaacaaattcaagTTAGTTTctcaaataaagataataatcaaataaataataaattaaatggtaATTCTACCAAAATcactaaaaatataatacaaGGTGGTGCAAGTGCTTCTCAATATACAGGTTATTTACCAATTAATAGATATCAACAACATTTACCACATCAACATATTAATCCAATGTACACTCAACAACCATATTttccacaacaacaacaatcatcatcatcatcacaaccatcatcatcacaaccacaaccatcatcaccatcccatttaaatggtaatactactaccactTCACCAAATACACGTTATTCTAAAACTTTAAATGGAACCACTCCtttcaaaaaatcaaacTTACCACAAAACGCAAATggtactaataataataataataataataatacaaatataaataaatccaATAATACAACGCAATCAAATGGATTTAGAAATAAGAGAGTTCCAAATGGTAAACCaagatataataataataacaatagtagtaataataataataataataatacaaccaCCAATGTAACTACAACTCCCTCATCAACTGAAACCACTACTCCAAAAACTACTATCACCCTTGAATTTATTACAAATGCAACAGCCGAAGAAGCAACAGAAACACTCGGATCTGAAGTTTATAATTTAGTTTTAGCCaaatataacaataatatcgAATTGGCCGCAAAGATTGCTGGTATGATTGTTGATGCAGTTCCAGAACACAAAGagttatttgaaattatttcaaatggACAAATTCAATCTAAAATCGAAGAAGCTAAATCACTCTTGGATCAACCAGATCAAGAATAAGGCAAAATTATAgctcaaataataaatccaCCATTTTCCATtcctcatcatcaccatcatcaccactcTCTTCCCACTCCTACTCCTACTCCTCCCTCTCCtcctctttttctttttttagttaTTGCCAATggtaattttatcaaaagtAAAATAAGAACCTgggaagaaaaaaaaaaaaaaaaaaaaaaaaaaaaatataaaaagtgcaaaaaaaaaaaaaaaaaaagtgaaaaaagaaaaagaaaaaaaaaaaaggtaaaaaaaaaaaaacaaaaaaaaaaaaaacacacacaaTCCATCAACCAACAAAACCTcagattattatttctttccTCCCTTTTGAAAAAAGTAGTTttctccttttttttttttttttttttcttttaatgtggcaaataaaattttatttttaagacATAATATATAAcatgttattttattttcttattttttttttttttttttttttttttcagaatggtaaaagtaaaattctgcaaaaattattttactttttttttttttttatttaaaaaattagaaaatatcTAGTAAAAATCAACTTTTTTGTCCtttcgtttttttatttttacttttttgtattatatttttttttatatttttttttttttaatagtgataaaaatatttttttaaaaaaaaaaaaaaaaaaaaaaaaaaaaaaaaaaaaaaaaaaaaaaataatgagtgataagaaaaatattaaataatattactttattttattttattattttatattttattttattttattttattttattttaattgaacttgtaaaataattgatattgaaaacCCCAAATTAATAGTTCTGTTGGTATGCTTGGACAATAACACTGAAAGAATCTGATTGCTTACATTATTAGTTTACGTACGAATATAAAAAGACTCTATTTTTAGCAGCagttaaaaaagttttttttttttttttctatccAAAACcgttaaaaaactttttttttttttttttttttttttttttttttgttttttttgtttttagaaaagtaaataatattaataacggttttcatattttttttttttttttttttttttataaaaattataaaattaaataataaatttattataatataattatatttggtTGGacccattaaaaaaaaaaaaaaaaaaaaaaaagaggaataaaaaattttataaatctaGATTtggatttcattttttttttttttaattattttttttaattttctttttttttttttttatttttttttttacacataTTTGATatagatatatatatataatacaCAACAAAGTTTTATTCATTGTGCAAATatcaaatcaatttcaagTCATTGTtggaaataatattattaacaacaataataataataattaataacaataatactaatattaaaataacaacaataaaatagCAAGGTaattcatcaaataaaatggaaatttttttttttttttttttttgatatatgaaaaaaaaaaagtttattatttattccattattattttctcaCTATAAAAACattgtttttcatttaaataatataactaATAAAGGCTAACAACACAATGTCATCAttaacatcatcacca
It includes:
- the pabpc1B gene encoding RNA recognition motif-containing protein RRM, which gives rise to MVPTTESHENNMPDNAAITQQQQDATTSSSSSVATQPPQSQIPPQPQYQYQMAPPPQTHHVHPHHVHPHHQQHPGYVPSHHHHHQQHHHHHPHHVGVPNLHHSIHQQQHPGYVPSHHHHQQQHHHHQHQHQHHQHQHHQHQHHQHHQHHQHHHTSPMGAGAGAAGMPILSMSPIGAYQPPHQLTSLYVGDLAADVNEIILNELFSKVGRNAIASIHVCRDSNTLRSLGYAYVNFFNNHDAERALDTLNYTLVHGKPCRIMWSYRDPTKRKTNVGNIFVKNLEKGVDNAMLYDTFSSFGNILSCKVEFEKGISKGYGYVHFETNDSAEKAIEKVNGTLILGKPINVERFVSKVERYKVENKVFFRNADESITIEILQQELSNRFGEIESCILKNDANGKSKGLGLVEFKNQEDAQKILTESGALIISTIDGTTTVSSNGGTIEINGKPITIDRIKSKVERFTEYRKKTTDLSLFINNIDESIDRDLIKEEFAKHGTIIGIKIVQDENARNKGFGFISFSEIQEAQKALDSLNGFTFGSKQIQVSFSNKDNNQINNKLNGNSTKITKNIIQGGASASQYTGYLPINRYQQHLPHQHINPMYTQQPYFPQQQQSSSSSQPSSSQPQPSSPSHLNGNTTTTSPNTRYSKTLNGTTPFKKSNLPQNANGTNNNNNNNNTNINKSNNTTQSNGFRNKRVPNGKPRYNNNNNSSNNNNNNNTTTNVTTTPSSTETTTPKTTITLEFITNATAEEATETLGSEVYNLVLAKYNNNIELAAKIAGMIVDAVPEHKELFEIISNGQIQSKIEEAKSLLDQPDQE